Part of the Paludisphaera borealis genome, ACAAGCGGAAGTACTCCGTGATCGTCGTGGGGACCGGCCTGGCCGGCGGATCGGCCGCCGCGTCGCTCGCCGAGCTGGGCTACCAGGTCTCGTGCTTCTGCTTTCAAGACAGTCCCCGCCGCGCGCACTCGATCGCCGCTCAGGGGGGCATCAACGCCGCCAAGAACTATCAGAACGACGGCGACAGCGTCCACCGACTCTTCTACGACACGATCAAGGGGGGCGACTTCCGCTCCCGCGAGGCCAACGTCCACCGGCTCGCCGAGGTGTCGGTCAACATCATCGACCAGTGCGTCGCGCAGGGCGTCCCGTTCGCCCGCGAGTACAGCGGCCTGCTCGCCAACCGATCGTTCGGCGGCGCCCAGGTGTCGCGGACGTTCTACGCGCGGGGTCAGACCGGCCAGCAGCTTCTCCTGGGCGCCTACCAGGCGCTGGAGCGGCAGGTCGGGCTGGGCGCGGTCAAGATGCACACCCGCCACGAGATGCAGCAGCTCGTCGTGATCGACGGCAAGGCGCGCGGCATCGTGACCCGCGACCTGATCACCGGCGAGGTGGAATCGCACTCGGCCGACGCCGTCATCCTGGCCACGGGGGGCTACGGCACGGTCTTCTACCTGGCGACCTACGCGAAGGGCTGCAACGCCACGGCGATCTGGCGGGCCTACAAGAAGGGCGCGGCGTTCGCCAACCCCTGCTACACCCAGATCCACCCGACCTGCATCCCCGTCACCGGCGACCACCAGAGCAAGCTGACGTTGATGTCGGAGTCGCTCCGCAACGACGGCCGCATCTGGGTGCCCAAGGCGCAAGGCGACCACCGCCCGGCCTCCGAAATCCCCGAGGGCGAACGCGACTACTACCTCGAACGCAAATACCCGAGCTTCGGCAACCTCTCGCCCCGCGACATCGCGTCGCGCGCCGCCAAGCAGGTTTGCGACGAAGGCCGCGGCGTGGGCAAGACCGGCAAGGGGGTCTACCTCGACTTCGCCGAGGCCATCGGCCGCCTGGGCGTCGACACGATCCGCGAGCGCTACGGCAATCTGTTCGACATGTACGAGCGGATCACCGACGAGAACCCCTACAAGTCGCCGATGCGGATCTATCCCGCCTCGCACTACACGATGGGGGGGCTCTGGGTCGACTATAACCTGATGAGCACCATCAACGGCATGTTCGTGCTGGGCGAAGCCAACTTCTCCGACCACGGCGCCAACCGCCTGGGCGCGAGCGCGCTCATGCAAGGGCTGGCCGACGGCTACTTCGTCGCGCCGTACACCGTCGGCAACTACTTCGGCTCGAACAAGTTCGAGAAGGTCGGCGTCGACCACCCGGCCTTCAAGCAAGCCGAAGCCGAAGTCGCCGACCGCTCCAAGCGGCTGCTGGGGATCAAGGGCGACACGACGCCCGACGAGTTCCATCGAGAGCTGGGCACGATCATGTGGACCCACTGCGGCATGGCCCGCACCGAGCAAAGCCTGCAAACGGCCCTCGCCGAGCTGCCGGCGCTCCGCGAACGGTTCTGGAAAAAGGTCCGGGTCCTCGGCGGTGAAGAGCAGGTCAACCAGTCGCTCGAAAAGGCCGGCCGCGTCGCCGACCTGATCGAACTCGGCGAGCTGATGTGCCGCGACGCCCTCGAACGCCGCGAGTCGTGCGGCGGCCACTTCCGCGAAGAGTATCAGACGCCCGACGGCGAGGCGCTCCGCGACGACGAGCATTTCTGCCACGTCGCCGCCTGGGAGTACAAGGGCGACGACGCCCCGCCGGTCCGCCACGTCGAAAACCTCGACTTCGAGAACGTCCACCTTCAGACGCGAAGCTACAAGTAGGAGCCCCGTTCCCCGGCGGTTTCCAACCCAACAAGCGATCGATCTATTGATCAATCCGAGAGGATCCGAGATGTCCGGACACGCGGAAGAACAGCTCCTGAATCTAACCCTTCACGTCTGGCGGCAGAAGAATCGAACGGCCCCGGGCGCGTTCGTATCCTATACCGAGGAAGCGCGCGGCATCAGCACCGACATGTCGTTCCTGGAGATGCTCGACGTCGTCAACGAGCGGCTGATCCACAAGGGGCAAGAGCCGATCGCCTTCGACCACGACTGTCGCGAGGGGATCTGCGGCCAGTGCGGCGTCGTCGTCAACGGCGAAACTCACGGCCCCCGCCGGGCGACCACCACTTGCCAGCTCCACATGCGGAGCTTCCGCGACGGCGACGTGCTGACCATCGAACCCTGGCGCGCGGGGGCGTTCCCCGTGGTCAAGGACCTGATGGTCGACCGCAGCGCCTTCGACCGGGTGATCGCCGCCGGCGGTTTCATCTCGGTGCGGACCGGCAACGCGCCCGAGGCGAACGACGTCGCCGTCCCCAAGCAAGACGCCGACCTGGCGATGGACGCCGCCGCCTGCATCGGCTGTGGCGCCTGCGTCGCCGCCTGCCCCAACGCGTCGGCCATGCTGTTCGTGGCCGCCAAGGCCGAGCACCTCAACCTGCTCCCCCAGGGCCACCCCGAGAAAGACCGCCGGGTCGTGGCCATGATCGATCAGGCCGACGCCGAGGGCTTCGGCAACTGCTCCAACCACGGCGAGTGCGAGGCCGCCTGCCCCAAGGAAATCAGCCTGGGCTTCATCGCCCGGCTCAACGGCGACTACCGCCGCGCCCTCGTCAAACGCCCCCGTACCGTCGGCGCCTCCGGAGGATCCGGCTGAGAGGCGAAACGGCGCGCAACGCCGATGGGGCTGCTGTCGCGGCTTACAGTCGGCTTTACGCACAAGTCGGTGCCAAGCTCCCTTCTCCCGCAACGGGAGAAGGCATGCTTGCTACGGCGATTGATAACCTTTTCGCTTCGCTATTTCCCCCGCGCTTCGGGCCCTCGCGCGAGCACGACGCCGAGAGCGACAAAGATCGCGACCGATTCCTGGGCGAAGAACCGCGTGGCCCGCGTGGCCGAAAGCGGCAGGGTGACGTCGTCGAACGGAAACGCGATCGCGCCGGCCATCTGAAAGACCACCACGCCCACGAGGGCCCCGAGCAGGCCGCCCGTGATGAACCGGAAATCCAGACGCCGGCCGCGGTCTCCCAGACCGAGGCCGAACGCCCCCCCCGCAATGGCGCCCACAACGGCGCAGATGCTCCCCTGGACCAGGATCGCCAGGCCGAGATCACTGCCGTCGGGCCTGTAGAGCCCATGGTGAAGCGGCATGATAATCCTGTTCGCCAGACAACCGCCGATCGCGCCGAGGACCAATCCGAGCGCCCCGGCGGCCAGGCCCGCCCGGATCGAGCCCCGGACGACGCCCCCGATCAGACCGAGCGTCAAGCCGAGAATCGCCCCCAGCATCCCGAAGGTGAGGCTCGTCTCGATCATCGCCCCTTTCCTCGACTTCAGCTCGTTCGCATTCGATTCCTCGATCGTCGGGAGACCAGCCGCCGCCACGGGCGTCGGCCGGAAGCGGCCGTACAACGGTTCGGTCAGGAACCAGGAGAAGATCCCCGCGACCAGGCCCGCCGCCAGAGTCAGCGACCAGAACCAGAACGCGGCCGGCCGCCGGACGGGGTCGCCCTCGCTCGCCAGTTCGACTGCGAAGGGGGCGGCGGCGGGGTCGGGCTGAGTCAGATCGGAGGACGGAGCATCGTCAAGAGACGACATGATGATATCTCCCGGATCAACGTGGCATCGGGACGTACAAGGGCGAGCGGAGCCCGCGCGGCTCCGCAGTCCTGAACGGTTCCAGGACGACCCCAGCGTACGACCTCCCGAGGCTCTCGCCCAGATCGGCCTCCCTCGAAATCCCGGACTCAGACGTCCGAGAGCGGCTCCTTGGAGTCGCCGAACTCGTCGCGGTGGAGGCCCGCCTTGTCGAGCATCGAGAGGTACAGGCTGCACATCCTGCGGTTGGGCGACTTCAAGTAGTCGAGCACGCGCCCACCGCGGATCTTGCCGCCGCCGCCGCCGACGACCACCACGGGAAGCTGGGTGGCGTCGTGCGCGCCACTCATCATGCTCGAGCAGAACATGAGCATCGAGTTGTCGAGGGCCGTACGTTCGCCTTCCTGGATCGCGTCGAGCTTCCGCGCGATGTAGGCCAGCTGGCTGGTGAACAGCTGGTTGACCTTCAGCCAGTCGGCGGTGTCGGAGTGCGAAAGCAGGTGGTGGATCATGTAGTCGACGCCGAGCTGGGGGAACCGCAGCGAGCTGTGGTCGTTGTTCAGCTTCAGGGTCGTCACGCGGGTGGCGTCGGTCTGGAAGCCGAGGACGACGATGTCGCACATCAGCCGCATGTGCTCGGCGATGTCCTGGGGGATGCCGTCGGCGGGGCGCGGCAGGTTCGGCTTGTCGATCGTCGGCTTCCAGCCCTGAAGCTCGCCGCGCTTGCCGGCGCGGTCGATCCGCTGCTCGACCTCGCGGACCGATTCGAGGTACTCGTCGAGCTTGCGCTGGTCGGCGAGGCTGACGTCGCGGCGGAAGTCGCGGGCGTCGGCGATGACGGCGTCGAGCACGCTCTGATCGCCCTTGAGGACCTCGTCCTTGAACAGCCGGTCGAAGGCGAGCGACGGGTACAGCTCCAGCGGCGTCGGGCTCGTCGGCGACGTCCACGAGATGTGCGAGCTATAAAGCATCGAGTAATTCTTGTGGACCGCCGGGTTGGCCTGCTCGCAGCCGAGCACCAGGCTGGGCACCTTGGTCGAGCCGCCGTAGCTCTGGGCGAGAAGCTGGTCGAAGCTCGTGCCCGACCGGATGTCGCCGCCCGAGGCCAGGGGCGCGCCCGAGAGCAGGTTGCCGGTCTGCGAGCTGTGGATGTTCCCCTTCAGCGCCTCTTCATTGTAGAGGCCGCGGATGAACAGCATCTTCTCGCGGAAGTCGTGCAGCGGGGCGAGCACCTTGCCCAGCTCCATCGACTTGCCTTCGCCGCGCGCCCACCACTCCTTGCCATGGAACCCGTTGCCGGCGAACAGCACGCCGAGCCGCACCGGAGGCTCGCTGGCCGGTCGGGTCGAGGGCGACTCGGCCCCCCAGACGTTGCGCGATTCGAGCCACGGCAGGGCCATCGTGACGCCGACGCCTCGGAGGAACGTACGCCGGGAAAGCTCGGAATTCTGCATCGGCTGCCTCGCGACGGAAAAACGGTTGAAGGATCGACGTCATTCGGACCGGATGGACGGATCACGGAGTCTGGGCGACGGCCGGGGCGTCGCCCCGGATCTCTCGGAACTGGCGGCTGCGGACGATCGCCTCGACGGCCGCCGAGATGCGGTAATCGTTCGCTCGAAGCTTCTGGAGGATCTCGTCGAGCAGCGGCTCGTCCGAGAGCAGCACCTCGCGGCCGAGGGCGAAGCCGAGCAGCTTCTTGGAGAACTGGCGGACGACCGTGTCGCGCCTCGTGGTCGAGAGGTAATGGCGAAGCCCGTCGTAGCCGTCGAACTCGACGCCGTCGCGGAGCTTGGCGTGCGCGTCGACCGGCTGGCCCGAGGCGTCGCGCTCGCGGAACCGGCCGATCGCATCGTACGCTTCCAGCGAGAAGCCGAACGGGTCGATCCGCGCGTGGCACCCCATGCAACGGACGTCGCTGGTGTGCTTCTCGACGATCTGCCGGACCGACAATCCGCCGGCCGAGGCGTCCTCGTCGGCCAGGATCGGCACGTCCGGCGGCGGCTTGGGCGTCCCCTCGCCGAGCAACGACTCCGTCACCCAGGTCCCTCGCAAAATCGGACTGGTCCGCGACGCCCCCGAGTGCTTCGCGAGAGTCGTCGACAGACCGAGAATCCCGCCCCGGCCGAACTTTCGCACCCCGTCCACGCGCCGCCATTCGGGACCGCTCACGCCGGGGATTCCGTAGTGCTTGGCGAGCGCCTCGTTCAGGAACGCGTGGTCGGCGTCGAAGATCGAGAGCACCGACGCGTCGGACCGGAACACGTCGGTGAAGAACAGGATCGTCTCCTCGTACATCGCCCCGCGAAGAGCGTTGAACGTCGGAAAGTGCCGCTCGCTCTTCTCATCGAGGGCGTCGAACCCGTAGACGTCGAGCCACTGGCAGGCGAACTCCGCCGCCAGCCGGCGCGCTTCGGGCGCCTGCAACAGCCGGCGCGCCTGGGCCGCGATCACGTTCGGGTCGCTCAGGCGACCGCTGGCGGCGGCCTCGCGCAGCTCGGCGTCGGGCGCCGACGACCGCAGGAAGTAGCTCAGCCGGCTGGCAAGCTCCCAGTCGGAGACCGTCGCCGACTTCGCCCCGGCGGCGGCCTTCTCCAGACGATAGAGGAACGACGGCGACACCAGCACGCGGGCGAGCGCCAGCCGAAGCGCCTCGTCGTGGGGGATCTCTTCCTTCCGCAGCTTGGCGTAAAGGTCGCGAAGGCCCTGCGCTTCCTCAGCCGACAGCGGCCGGCGATAGGCCTGGGCCGCGAACCGGATCAGGCCGTCGACCTGGGCGGGCTCGGCGTCGACGAGCGCCTTGCGAAACTGCGCGGCATGCTCGTGAATCGGTTTGCGGTACGGCTCGAACAGCCGCGGGTCGCTGTCCTGGGTGGCGTACTCCATCAGTTGGTTGAAAGCGTCCACCTGGATCAAGGCTTCCTGGCTGATGAACCGAAGCTCTTGCCACATCCGGTCGAGCCGGGCCGACTCGGCGGGGTCGAGCATCAGCCGACTCAACGGCTCGTCTTCGCGGTGGAACAGTGTGAGCGTCACCACCTCGTCGACCGGCACGATTTTCGTGTAGCACAACGCGGGCGGGAACCAGCGGCGGAAGTCGTCGAACGCCCGCGCGGCCCTGGCCGTCGCGTCGCTCCCTTCGGCCACCAGCAGCGGCGCGTCGGCTTGCAACCCCACACCGGGGTTCGGCTTCGCGGCGACGATCCGGAGCTGCGCGAGCCCCTCCGCCCCCGCGCCGGCCCCGAGCACACCCGAGCCCACCAGTTCGGCCCCGGCGACCAGTTCGGCCGGCAGGCGGACCTCGACGACCGTCGGCGTCTTCACGGCCAGGCTGTCGGCGGCGATCGGACCGCCGGACGGACGAGGACCGAACGCAGCCGGATCAAGCCCCCACGTCGACGACGGCGAAACGGGCCGATCGGCCTTCACGCTCATCAATCCGGCCGAGAGCAGCGGTCCGCCCAGCGAGGTCAGCCGGCGCTGGAGCACGGCGTCGGGGCCTTCGTCCTTGGCGTCGGGAGGGCCGCCGGCCACCAGCCGCTGGATTTGATCGGCGAGCGTCTGCTTCTCAGCCGGGTCGCGCGAGGCGATCCAGCGGGCGAGCAGCGAACCGGCCGGGACGCCCTGCCCGCCGTCGTCCCCCTGCTCGGCTTCCTTATAGAGATGCCAGACCCCGGCGTGGCCGAAACCGTCGGCGTGCGGGTTGCCCGCGTGGATGTCGCCGGAAACGTCGCGGGCGAGATCCCAGACGCCTTTCTCGTTCCCTGGCTCCTTGATGGTCAAGTCGACGGCCGTCAGGTCGCACGAGTGATTTCCGTCTCGGGGACCGATCAGGAGCGAGACGAGGTCCCCCTCGCGAACGTCGACGGGGCCGACCGGCCCAACCTTGACGGCCGCCGGCCCCGCAGTGGCCCCGCCCCCGAGTCGCTGGCGGATCGCCCCCCGGCGCAGCTCCAGCAGCCAGGTCACGCCGTTGCCGCATTCCGGATGAGCGGGCTGGACGACCCCCTCGATCTGAACGGCGCCCGTGATCGGGCTCAGCCAGCCCGCCCCCGCGCGGAGGGTCGGCGAGGGATGGACCGCGACGCCGTGCGGCTTCATCACGCCCGGCACGCGGACCTGGCCGTCGGACGAGTTGGCGATGGCCAGCGGGGTCTCACCCGTGCCCCAGCCCTTCACGAAGTCATAGCCGCCGACCCTCTCCATCCGTTCCGTGAAATGGTCGAGGAGAATCGTCGTCCTCGGCGTCAGCCCCAGGTATTCCAGCCAAAGGCCGAGGATCTCGGGATCGACGTCGTGCTTCCTGGCCAGGGCGACGCGGTCGGCTTTGTCGCCGGCCGCGGCGGCTTCGGCGGCGGCCTTCAGGCAGTTCGCCGCGGTCGCGACGACGAGGGCGCGGCGGGCGAACAGGTCATCGCAAACGGCGCGGAGGTCGCGGAGGGGAAGCTCGGGACGGCCGGGCTTCACCAGCCGCAGGCGTTCCCAGACGACCGACGTCTCAGCCCCAGCGCCTTGGGCCGCGAGGTAAACGACGAAATCCCGGCCGGTGGGCGCTGCCGGGAACTTGAACCGCAGGTCGCTCCGCGTCGACGCCGGGTTGACCGGCACGACCCAGGGCTTCATGTGGCCGACGGTCTGGAACCTCGCGAGCGCGTTCTGCCACTGGCGGACGTCGGCGGCGATCGCCGGGGCGTCGGCCGGCTTGGCGGCGCGCCAGCGGGCTCGAACTTCATCGAGCACGAGCGAGTGGTCGTCGGCGTTCAACAGCATCCAGAGCGCGTTGAAATAGCGAGCGTTCAAGCCGCGACGCGCTGCGACCGAGGCGGGCGTCTCGGTCCCCTTGGCGAGCGACTCGCGATCCTCGATGGCGGCGGCGAAGTATTTCTCGAGCGCGATGTGGCCCTCGGCGTCGGCGTGCCGCGCGTAGAGACCTCGGATCTCGGTCAGCAGTTCGTCGGTCCAGTCGCGCCGGGTCGCGCCGGCAGCAAACCGCATTCCGTCGGGCAGCAGCACGGCGTGGGAGGCGATCCGCTTGGCCGATTCCAGGTACTTGCCGAGCAGCGACGGCGACATCACCAGCGCGTTCCCGGTGTTCGTGAACCCCTCGCCGGCGGCGGAGTCGATGGGGAACTCGCGGGCCGGCTGGAAGTCGAAGCCGGTCAGGTCGCGCAGGGTGTACGTGTATTGCACGTTATTCAGGCGGCGCAGGACGACCGGGCCCGGATCACCGGCGATCGCGTAGGCCTCTGCCTTCAGATAGCGAGCGGCCCAACCGCGCAGCTTCGCTCGCTCATCGGCCGTCGGCTGCGGCTTCGCCTTCTTCGGGGGCATCTCCCCCTCGTCGAGCATCTCCACGACTTTCTTCCAGACGCGCTCGTTCCGGCGGACGTCGTCGAATTTCGCGAACCGTTCGAGGTCGAGGTCCCCCTGCTGCTCCTCGGTCGAATGGCATTTGATGCAAAATTGCTTCATCAACGGCTGGACGTCGCGCCCGTACTCGGTCGTCAGCGTCTCGAACGAATCGACCGCCGCGCTCGCGCCGACCTGCGCCAGGACCAGGGCCGTCGGGATCAAGACCAGCAAGAGGCGGAAGCTTTTGCGACGGCGGCCTGCGGACTGGCTCATGGCGTCGTCTCCGATGCGTTTCGAGGAGAGTCGGTGGGTTCGCATTTCGGGCTGCGCCTCGAAAATCGATTGCTCGCGATGGCCCGTACGACGGAAGGAGGGACGCCGACCCCTTCGACGGAGCGGCGAAACGTCATGGATTGCGGGACGCCACCAACATACCCCCTCACATCCCCTCTGTCGACCCGCTAAAACCCCAGGAATCTCCTTCGGAAGTCGGCGTCTCGACACATATTAAGGATAGGTGGTCCCACCGCCGGCTCCTTGACAATACGCCTGAAACGGGAAAACCGGCCCCGCCCTACGTGAAATCGGCGCGAACGAAGCCAAATCTTCCCGGCCGGATCGGCCGAGGAGGCGCGAACGAAGCCTTCGCGAACGTGCCTTCTCCCCTCGCGGGAGAAGGTGCCCCGCAGGGGGAGAAGCGAGAACACTCCGTCTTTTCCGCGCGAACGAAGCCACTTCGCTGAACGCTGTTACCCGCTTTAAATAAAGGACTTATGAAGCACAATGGCTTCCTTCGTCCGGCGCGAACGAACCCAATCGACCCGCGTGGCGAAGCAGGTCGCAGGCATCGTCGGCGAGAGTGATTTCTGGACGAACGGACCCAATCCGCCGCGGATAGGGACGAGGGCGATGACGCGGCGAAACCCGTTGATTTCGGCGCGAACGAACCCAACGCGCCGGCCGCTCTCGCGGGGGCGGGGGGATTCTTGTATACTTGGCTTTTACCAACGGCTAACAGCTCACCTAAAGGTTAGGCGATGGCCAAGCATATCTTCGTTACGGGCGGCGTGGTCAGTTCGCTCGGCAAAGGTCTCACCTGCGCTTCAATCGGCATGATCCTCGAACAGCGCGGTCTGCGGGTCCGGCTCCAGAAGTTCGACCCGTACATCAACGTCGACCCGGGGACGATGAGCCCGTACCAGCACGGCGAGGTCTACGTCCTCGACGACGGCTCGGAAACCGACCTCGACCTCGGCCACTATGAGCGGTTCACCCACGCGCCGCTCACCAAGGATTGCAACTTCACGACGGGCAAGATCTACCTGTCGGTCATCCAGAAAGAGCGCGAGGGACGGTTCTACGAGGGCAAGACCGTCCAGGTGATCCCCCATGTCACCGACGAGATCAAGAGCGCCATTCACCGGCTTGCGACCGACGACGTCGACGTCGTCATCACCGAGATCGGCGGCACGGTCGGCGACATCGAGAGCCTGCCGTTCTTGGAGGCGATCCGCCAGTTCGCCCTCGACGTCGGCCGCGAGAACTGCCTCTACATCCACCTGACCCTCGTGCCTTACCTGAAGGCGGCGGGCGAGTTGAAGACCAAGCCGACGCAGCACTCGGTCGGCGCACTGCGACAGATCGGCATCCAGCCCGACGTCCTGATCTGCCGGACCGAGCACTCGATCTCCGAGGACGACAAGGACAAGATCGCCCTCTTCTGCAACCTTGAGAAGAAGGCCGTCATCGAGGAGCGCGACCGCCAGTACAGCATCTATGAAGTCCCCGTCAGCCTCGTCAAGAACGGGCTCGACAACCTGCTGGTGAAACGGCTGGGCTTGAAGGCCGGCCCGCTCGACCTCACGGCCTGGACCGAGATGGTCGACCGGATCGTGAACCCCAAGCAAGAGGTTCGGATCGCTGTAGTCGGCAAGTACATGAAGCATCGCGACTCCTACAAATCGGTCTACGAGGCCCTCGACCACGCGGGGATCGCGCACCGGGCGCGGGTGTCTGTGGTCCGGGTCGAGGCCGAGGAAGTCAGCACCCGGGGGGCCGACGCGCTCCTCGGCGGAGTCGACGGCATTCTCGTCCCCGGCGGCTTCGGCATGCGAGGGATCGAAGGGAAGATCGAGGCGATCCGGTACGCCAGGACCAACGGGATCCCGTATTTCGGAATCTGCCTGGGGATGCAGACCGCCGTGGTCGAATTCGCCCGCAGCGTGCTCGGGCTCGAAGACGCCAACAGCACCGAGTTCGAGAAAGACTGCGAGCACCCGGTCATCGCCTTGATGGAGGAGCAGCAAGGAGTCACCGAGCGAGGCGGTACGATGCGCCTCGGCGCATGGCCTTGCTCCCTGGAACCGGGCAGCTTGGCCCGCGCGGCCTATGGGGTCGACCAGATCTCGGAACGCCACCGCCACCGCTACGAGTTCAACAACAAGTACCGCGACGCCTTCGAGCAAGCCGGCTTGATCGCCTCGGGGAAGAGTCCCGACGGTCAGATCGTCGAGATCGTCGAGCTGGCCGACCACCCGTGGTTCCTGGCAGTCCAGTTCCATCCGGAGTTCAAGTCGAAGCCGACCGAGGCCCACCCGCTGTTCCGCGAATTCGTCGCCGCCGCCCTGAAGCGCCGCGAGGCCGGCCGGACCGCCGCCGGCGCCGACCGCGAAGCGAAGGTCACGGCGTCTTAACAAAGGAACCCATGAACCTCATCGCCCGAGACTGGGAGACGTCGAGCTGGATCGAGATCGCGGTTCGCGACGGGGTCGTCGAGTCGGTCGACCGTCTCGACGACCCGGCGCCAGTCGGTGCTGACGACCCGTTCGTCGCGCCGGCGTTCTGGGACGTGCAGACCAACGGGCGATGGGGCCATTCGTTCTCGAGTCCCGAGCTGACGGCCGATCAGGTGGTTGCCATCGTCCGGGCTCAGCGCGAACTGGGAACGGCCCGGCTCTGCCCGACCCTCGTGACGGCCCCGATCGACCACATGATCCACGGGCTCCGGACGATCGCCTCGGCCTGCGAAACCCACCCCGACGTCGCCCGCATGGTCGTCGGAATTCATCTGGAAGGGCCGTACCTCTCGGACCTGCCGGGATACCGGGGGGCCCATCCCCCGGAGGCCATGCACGACCCCGATTGGAACGAGTTCGAGCGGCTTCAGCAAGCGTCAGGCGACCGGGTGATCCTCATGACCCTCGCCCCCGAACGAACCGGTGCGATCGCGTTCATCGACAGAGCCGCGCGAGCCGGCCTGACCATCGCACTCGGCCATACGGCCGCCGACGGGCCGACCCTGCGGGCGGCGGTCGACGCCGGGGCGAGGCTGAGCACCCATCTCGGCAATGGCATCGTCGCCGAACTCCCTCGTCACCCCAACCCGATCTGGCGGCAGGCGGCCGAGGACCGGCTCTGGGCCTCGCTGATCGCCGACGGCTGGCACCTCGACCCCGACGTCCTCCGCGTCCTGGTCCGGGCCAAGGGACTGGACCGCGTCGTCCTGGTCAGCGACGCCGGCTGGCTTTCAGGCTTGCCAGTCGGGACCTACGGCGACTGGGCCGTCGACCCCTCGGGCAAGATCGTCGTCGCCGGCACGCCGTACCTCGCCGGCTCGAACCAGGGGCTCGAAACCGGCCTGAGGAACCTCGACCGGGTCGTTCCGTGCTTCCCCCGGCCGCTGCTCGACACGGTTACGACCAACCCGGCCGCGCTGCTGAACCGCCCCGCGCCCCGGATCGCCCCCGGCGAACCCGCGAACCTGGTGGTCGTCCGCCGCCCCGAGCCCGGCGCCTTCACACTCGAACGGACCTGCGTCGACGGGGTGTGGGTCGAGAACTCATCGAATCCATAACGATTGATCTGTCCACAGGCGGGCGATTCCTCTCCCATCCCCTCCCGGACCGCGATCATGACCTCAGGCGGGAGTTGCGACCGTGGAACAAAAAGGCGAGCCGCCTCGCGGACCGGCCTGGGGCGCGGTTCGCGGGACGGCTCGCTGTTGAGATTCAAGCGGCACCTGGAGGGTGCGAGGCGGGTGGCGCCTCGCACGGGGTCAGGGTCAGGCGTTTTCGGCCGGGTCCTTCCCGTTGATCCAGGGGCCTTCGA contains:
- a CDS encoding CTP synthase, which gives rise to MAKHIFVTGGVVSSLGKGLTCASIGMILEQRGLRVRLQKFDPYINVDPGTMSPYQHGEVYVLDDGSETDLDLGHYERFTHAPLTKDCNFTTGKIYLSVIQKEREGRFYEGKTVQVIPHVTDEIKSAIHRLATDDVDVVITEIGGTVGDIESLPFLEAIRQFALDVGRENCLYIHLTLVPYLKAAGELKTKPTQHSVGALRQIGIQPDVLICRTEHSISEDDKDKIALFCNLEKKAVIEERDRQYSIYEVPVSLVKNGLDNLLVKRLGLKAGPLDLTAWTEMVDRIVNPKQEVRIAVVGKYMKHRDSYKSVYEALDHAGIAHRARVSVVRVEAEEVSTRGADALLGGVDGILVPGGFGMRGIEGKIEAIRYARTNGIPYFGICLGMQTAVVEFARSVLGLEDANSTEFEKDCEHPVIALMEEQQGVTERGGTMRLGAWPCSLEPGSLARAAYGVDQISERHRHRYEFNNKYRDAFEQAGLIASGKSPDGQIVEIVELADHPWFLAVQFHPEFKSKPTEAHPLFREFVAAALKRREAGRTAAGADREAKVTAS
- a CDS encoding N-acetylglucosamine-6-phosphate deacetylase, which gives rise to MNLIARDWETSSWIEIAVRDGVVESVDRLDDPAPVGADDPFVAPAFWDVQTNGRWGHSFSSPELTADQVVAIVRAQRELGTARLCPTLVTAPIDHMIHGLRTIASACETHPDVARMVVGIHLEGPYLSDLPGYRGAHPPEAMHDPDWNEFERLQQASGDRVILMTLAPERTGAIAFIDRAARAGLTIALGHTAADGPTLRAAVDAGARLSTHLGNGIVAELPRHPNPIWRQAAEDRLWASLIADGWHLDPDVLRVLVRAKGLDRVVLVSDAGWLSGLPVGTYGDWAVDPSGKIVVAGTPYLAGSNQGLETGLRNLDRVVPCFPRPLLDTVTTNPAALLNRPAPRIAPGEPANLVVVRRPEPGAFTLERTCVDGVWVENSSNP